A single window of Syntrophales bacterium DNA harbors:
- the aroC gene encoding chorismate synthase, with the protein MAGNTFGKILRLTTWGESHGEAVGAVVDGCPPGIALNERDIQRELDRRKPGSGGGSSPRREEDRPEILSGIFEGRTTGTPVAIVIRNRDRDSSAYDRLRDVFRPGHGDYSWYRRYGIRDHRGGGRASGRETAARVAGGAVAKKILINEGISLSACTIELGGIAIGFFDERAIGDTRLCCPDREAAQRMEKVLKEALNRGDTLGGLVGITVRGCPAGLGDPVFDRMDADLAKALMSIGTVKAVEIGAGIEAARMTGSRCNDAMGPEGFLSNNAGGILGGITTGADIVIRVACKPVPSIALPQETVDREGNPVTLTVEGRHDTCVIPRILPVCEAMTALVLADHLLRRRALGVHSG; encoded by the coding sequence ATGGCCGGTAATACCTTCGGAAAAATCCTGAGGCTTACCACCTGGGGAGAATCCCACGGGGAGGCGGTGGGTGCCGTCGTGGACGGCTGTCCACCGGGCATCGCCCTCAACGAACGTGACATCCAGAGGGAACTCGACCGGCGGAAACCGGGGAGTGGCGGCGGGTCGTCGCCACGGCGGGAAGAGGACCGGCCGGAAATCCTTTCGGGCATTTTTGAGGGCAGGACGACGGGAACGCCTGTCGCGATTGTAATCAGAAACCGGGACCGGGACAGCTCCGCCTACGACAGGCTGAGGGATGTTTTCAGACCCGGTCACGGCGATTACAGCTGGTACCGGAGGTATGGAATCCGTGATCACCGCGGTGGCGGCCGCGCCTCGGGACGGGAAACCGCGGCCAGGGTGGCGGGCGGTGCCGTCGCGAAAAAAATTCTCATAAACGAGGGGATTTCCCTGTCGGCCTGCACAATCGAACTGGGCGGAATTGCCATCGGCTTCTTCGATGAAAGGGCGATCGGAGACACGCGCCTGTGCTGTCCCGACCGGGAGGCGGCACAACGGATGGAGAAGGTCCTCAAGGAGGCGCTGAACAGGGGTGACACCCTGGGAGGCCTGGTGGGTATAACGGTACGAGGCTGCCCCGCGGGCCTGGGAGACCCTGTTTTTGACAGAATGGACGCCGACCTGGCCAAGGCCCTCATGAGCATCGGAACGGTGAAGGCCGTGGAAATCGGCGCCGGCATCGAGGCCGCCCGCATGACCGGTTCCCGCTGCAACGACGCCATGGGGCCGGAGGGATTCCTCTCCAACAATGCCGGCGGAATTCTCGGAGGGATCACCACCGGCGCCGACATCGTCATCCGCGTGGCCTGCAAGCCTGTCCCCTCCATAGCGCTTCCCCAGGAAACCGTCGACAGGGAGGGGAATCCGGTGACCCTCACCGTGGAGGGGCGCCACGACACCTGCGTCATCCCCCGGATTCTCCCCGTGTGCGAGGCAATGACAGCCCTGGTCCTGGCCGATCACCTGCTTCGCCGGCGCGCCCTGGGGGTCCATAGCGGGTGA
- a CDS encoding shikimate kinase, translated as MNSIILIGYRCSGKTAVGRELGRRLKILFRDTDSMVRERTGRTVAELVAAGGWSLFRSEERKALADLEGSESVVVATGGGIVESAENRDRLKHMGTVIWLSASPEEIEKRMRQDAKTGDQRPALSREGRLGEIRAMLRRRNPLYCETAAYMIDTSGMAVEAVVDTILRLREEAGRK; from the coding sequence GTGAACTCCATCATTCTTATCGGCTACCGCTGCAGTGGAAAAACCGCAGTGGGTCGTGAACTGGGAAGGCGGCTGAAAATTCTGTTTCGAGATACCGACAGCATGGTCCGGGAACGGACCGGCCGCACCGTAGCGGAGCTGGTAGCCGCCGGGGGCTGGTCTCTTTTCAGGAGCGAGGAGCGGAAGGCCCTGGCAGACCTCGAAGGAAGCGAGTCCGTGGTGGTCGCCACGGGCGGCGGCATTGTCGAATCCGCCGAAAACAGAGATCGCCTCAAACACATGGGCACGGTTATCTGGCTGTCGGCGTCACCGGAAGAAATCGAGAAACGCATGAGGCAAGACGCGAAGACCGGCGATCAGAGACCGGCTCTGTCAAGAGAGGGAAGGCTCGGCGAAATCAGGGCCATGCTCCGGCGCAGAAATCCCCTCTACTGCGAGACGGCGGCGTATATGATCGACACGTCGGGCATGGCCGTTGAAGCTGTGGTCGACACCATCCTGCGGTTGAGAGAAGAAGCCGGACGAAAGTGA
- the aroA gene encoding 3-phosphoshikimate 1-carboxyvinyltransferase, whose product MKQISKLENLDAVLVLPGSKSWTQRVLAAATLARGVSRLRHCLRSEDTDLLSEGLRALGAGIETAGDETIITGTGGRLTGAGRPLFMGNNGTGARFLLSLASLAEGPTVIDGDGRLRERPMKPLLRALDILGARCDSIGSDDYLPVVVHGGGIGGGKVVFRDSESSQYVSSLFMAAPRASGMVTIELAGRILSRPYIDMTLQVMSHFGVCAEEEEGDEGPRFRIAGRQDYRARDCLVEGDASGASYFFIAAALCRGRVRVTNIGAGSGQGDLGILDLLRDLGCRVARGDGYIEVEGRPLAGGARTWDLSSMPDMVPGLAVLAAFRPGQTIIANVPHLRYKESDRLAAMAAGLTKTGIRVRELPDGLVIEGGSPRGAAVSTYNDHRLAMSFAVAGLATGDMIIENGDCVGKSFPTFWTVLEGLYR is encoded by the coding sequence ATGAAACAAATCAGTAAATTAGAAAACCTTGATGCCGTGCTTGTCCTGCCGGGTTCAAAAAGCTGGACCCAGCGCGTCCTTGCCGCGGCGACATTGGCGCGCGGAGTCTCCCGTCTCCGGCACTGTCTCCGGTCAGAGGATACGGACCTTCTCTCCGAAGGCCTTCGGGCGCTCGGGGCGGGCATTGAAACCGCCGGTGACGAGACAATCATCACCGGGACCGGCGGGAGACTGACGGGTGCCGGCCGACCGCTCTTCATGGGCAACAACGGCACGGGGGCGCGTTTTCTTCTTTCCCTGGCCTCCCTGGCAGAGGGTCCGACCGTCATAGACGGCGATGGGCGCCTGCGGGAGCGCCCGATGAAGCCCCTGCTTCGCGCCCTGGACATCCTGGGCGCCCGGTGTGACAGCATCGGGAGCGACGATTACCTTCCCGTTGTTGTCCACGGCGGCGGTATCGGCGGCGGCAAGGTTGTCTTCAGGGACAGCGAAAGCAGTCAGTATGTATCGTCCCTGTTTATGGCGGCCCCCCGGGCGTCAGGGATGGTGACCATAGAACTCGCGGGCCGGATTCTTTCCCGCCCGTATATCGACATGACTCTCCAGGTGATGAGTCACTTCGGGGTTTGCGCCGAAGAAGAAGAAGGTGACGAAGGACCGCGGTTCCGGATTGCCGGGAGGCAGGACTACCGGGCCCGGGATTGTCTGGTGGAAGGAGATGCCTCGGGAGCGTCATACTTCTTTATCGCCGCGGCGCTCTGCCGTGGCAGGGTCCGGGTCACGAACATCGGCGCCGGGAGCGGCCAGGGAGACCTGGGAATTCTTGATCTTCTCCGGGATCTCGGCTGTCGTGTGGCCCGCGGTGACGGGTACATAGAGGTTGAGGGCCGTCCCCTGGCCGGGGGAGCCCGGACCTGGGACCTGTCATCCATGCCCGACATGGTGCCCGGCCTGGCGGTCCTCGCCGCCTTCAGGCCCGGGCAGACAATCATTGCCAATGTGCCCCATCTCCGCTACAAAGAAAGTGACCGCCTGGCGGCAATGGCCGCCGGGTTGACGAAAACCGGAATCAGAGTCCGGGAGCTTCCCGACGGTCTGGTGATAGAGGGGGGATCGCCCCGGGGAGCGGCCGTTTCGACATATAACGACCATCGCCTGGCCATGAGCTTCGCCGTGGCGGGACTGGCAACGGGAGACATGATCATCGAAAACGGGGACTGCGTCGGAAAATCCTTCCCCACTTTCTGGACGGTCCTGGAGGGACTGTATCGGTGA
- a CDS encoding shikimate dehydrogenase yields MKRYALFGAPVAQSLSPLMHNTAFLHTGIEARYDALEVSDAGEAIRIMEKRDIRGAGVTIPLKVSMAAAMDEVSDGARRIGAVNTIVRRGNRLRGENTDWVGIDRTVRELMGDPRDAVFLVLGAGGTARAALYAVLRGGGEAIVVSRRDEASRDLAAEFSCMSRTMDSLNDIRADCFINTTPLGMRYGEEDATPLARELLGRFRWGLDAVYRPLVTRLVGEAREEGCRAVGGLDMFVHQGAEQFLLWTGEEPPLDLMRRAVRNRLEDETNQ; encoded by the coding sequence ATGAAACGGTATGCCCTTTTCGGCGCTCCCGTGGCTCAGAGCCTTTCGCCGCTCATGCACAACACCGCCTTTCTTCATACCGGCATTGAGGCCCGCTATGATGCCCTGGAGGTCAGCGACGCGGGGGAAGCCATAAGGATCATGGAAAAGCGGGACATCCGCGGCGCCGGTGTGACCATACCCCTCAAGGTGTCCATGGCCGCCGCCATGGATGAAGTCAGCGACGGCGCGCGTCGCATCGGTGCCGTCAACACCATCGTCAGGAGGGGGAACCGCCTTCGGGGAGAGAACACGGACTGGGTGGGCATCGACCGGACAGTCCGTGAGCTCATGGGCGATCCGCGGGACGCGGTGTTTCTTGTTCTCGGCGCCGGGGGAACCGCCCGGGCCGCCCTGTACGCCGTTCTCCGGGGCGGCGGAGAGGCGATCGTGGTGAGCCGCCGCGACGAGGCGTCACGGGATCTGGCAGCAGAATTTTCCTGTATGTCCAGAACAATGGACAGCCTCAACGACATCAGGGCGGACTGCTTCATCAACACGACGCCCCTGGGGATGCGGTACGGTGAGGAGGATGCCACACCGCTTGCGAGGGAACTGCTCGGACGGTTCCGGTGGGGTCTGGATGCCGTCTACAGGCCCCTGGTGACGCGGCTTGTCGGAGAGGCCCGGGAAGAGGGCTGCCGTGCCGTCGGCGGTCTCGACATGTTTGTCCACCAGGGGGCGGAACAGTTCCTTCTCTGGACCGGGGAGGAACCGCCCCTGGATCTTATGAGGCGCGCGGTGAGAAACAGGCTGGAAGATGAAACAAATCAGTAA
- the aroD gene encoding type I 3-dehydroquinate dehydratase translates to MICLSLEPSTTGEALGMMRQAFSMADMVELRLDAFRELDLDRLMANVAGPVLVTNRSRTEGGRFEGTERERCYLIDRAMALGADYADIELSTDAGLLEDLVNRARGGRTGTRVILSFHDFEKTPSLEELLAIAGKAFDRGAHMAKLAVMARTMEDNITILNLVSLLRKRKLPVAAFCMGERGRISRLAAPLFGSAITFASLERGGESAPGQFTVEEVRRFQEILT, encoded by the coding sequence ATGATCTGCCTGTCCCTGGAACCGTCGACCACCGGAGAGGCCCTGGGGATGATGAGACAGGCATTCAGCATGGCCGACATGGTGGAACTGCGGCTCGATGCCTTCAGGGAACTTGACCTGGACCGCCTCATGGCGAATGTCGCGGGGCCGGTCCTTGTAACAAACCGGAGCCGAACCGAAGGGGGACGCTTTGAAGGGACGGAACGGGAGCGATGTTACCTCATCGACCGGGCCATGGCCCTGGGCGCCGATTACGCGGACATTGAGCTGAGCACCGATGCCGGCCTTCTCGAGGACCTGGTCAACCGCGCCCGGGGAGGACGGACAGGGACACGGGTGATTCTGTCCTTTCACGATTTCGAGAAAACACCCTCCCTGGAGGAACTCCTGGCCATCGCCGGGAAGGCCTTTGACCGTGGCGCCCACATGGCAAAACTGGCTGTCATGGCCCGGACCATGGAAGATAACATCACCATCCTGAATCTTGTCAGCCTGTTGAGAAAACGGAAACTACCGGTGGCGGCCTTCTGCATGGGAGAACGGGGTCGAATCAGCCGGCTGGCGGCGCCGCTGTTCGGCTCCGCCATTACCTTCGCGAGCCTGGAACGGGGCGGTGAATCGGCTCCCGGCCAGTTTACGGTAGAGGAGGTCCGCCGTTTTCAGGAGATACTGACATGA
- the pheA gene encoding prephenate dehydratase, giving the protein MKKKDLDSLRSRLLETDRQLIRLLNERARLAAGIGEYKRSRGMDVYDPARESLIYAHVEQAGKGPLPPEALKAIFGEIVSASRNLQKEFSVACLGPEASFTHQAARRHFGSSAAMKPKATVCDVFEEVERGRADCGVVPLENSLEGSVKMTLDRLITTPLHIVGDTYLPVSHCLLSKASRPEEVTTIYSHPQALAQCRNWIRHHMPSCSLREEESTALAARKVLRDPSGAAIASREAADLYGLTVLASAIEDHRANITRFIILGTTPAQRTGRDKTSLIFTVRHEPGSLLRSLEPFASKGINLTRIVSHPVRERTWEYLFFVDFLGHVAQQQVTVCLDELGRESTFLKVLGSYPAGEGGIVP; this is encoded by the coding sequence ATGAAAAAAAAAGACCTGGACAGCCTCCGGTCGCGGCTTCTTGAAACCGACCGTCAGCTCATCAGACTTCTGAACGAGCGGGCTCGCCTTGCCGCCGGTATAGGCGAATACAAGCGGTCGCGGGGCATGGACGTTTACGACCCCGCCCGCGAGAGCCTCATATACGCCCATGTGGAGCAGGCCGGCAAGGGACCTCTTCCCCCGGAGGCCCTGAAGGCTATCTTCGGAGAGATCGTGTCCGCCTCCAGGAATCTGCAAAAGGAGTTTTCCGTGGCCTGCCTGGGTCCCGAGGCATCCTTCACGCACCAGGCCGCCCGGCGGCATTTCGGGTCGAGCGCTGCCATGAAGCCGAAGGCAACGGTCTGTGATGTTTTCGAAGAGGTCGAACGGGGCAGGGCGGACTGCGGCGTGGTCCCCCTGGAAAATTCTCTGGAGGGCTCCGTGAAGATGACGCTGGACAGGCTCATTACGACGCCCCTGCACATTGTGGGAGACACATACCTCCCCGTGAGCCACTGTCTTCTCTCCAAGGCGTCGCGACCGGAGGAGGTGACGACCATTTACTCCCACCCCCAGGCCCTGGCCCAGTGCCGGAACTGGATCAGGCACCATATGCCGTCATGCTCTCTGCGAGAAGAGGAGAGCACCGCCCTGGCGGCACGAAAGGTTCTTCGTGATCCCTCAGGGGCCGCTATCGCCTCCCGTGAGGCCGCGGACCTCTATGGTTTGACCGTTCTCGCGTCGGCCATCGAGGATCACCGGGCGAACATAACCCGGTTCATCATCCTGGGAACCACGCCGGCACAACGTACGGGTCGCGACAAGACATCCCTCATTTTCACCGTCCGTCATGAGCCGGGTTCACTCCTTCGGTCGCTTGAGCCTTTTGCCTCAAAAGGAATCAATCTGACACGGATCGTGTCACATCCCGTCAGGGAGCGTACCTGGGAATACCTCTTTTTCGTGGATTTTCTCGGTCATGTCGCACAGCAGCAGGTCACCGTCTGCCTGGATGAACTCGGCAGGGAAAGTACGTTCCTGAAAGTACTCGGGTCATATCCGGCAGGGGAGGGAGGGATCGTCCCATGA
- the aroB gene encoding 3-dehydroquinate synthase, translated as MKRIKVSLARSHDDSYDLLIGRDILERACLEIARMDSVGRMIVIADSQVAALHGDRFVNLLTRSGMPAELLSFPAGEASKTMETVLSIATQLLERRADRATALVALGGGVTGDLAGFTASIYMRSVPLIQVPTTLIGQVDSSIGGKTGVDFVGGKNLLGSFYQPRQVIIDLAFLDTLPGEEYRNGLAEVVKYGIIDDLELFEYLETHASAIRAREPEVLQTIVPQCCTIKKGIVEIDEHDRGIRRILNFGHTIGHALEGLSGFALSHGQAVSIGMAVEARIAEQKGHLARSDRERIDRLLDSLGLDRTVPSSMDTKDIVNKIGADKKREGDRLLFVLITRIGVPFINGSVDDRLIEDALGELKA; from the coding sequence ATGAAACGAATCAAAGTATCCCTTGCCCGGAGTCATGACGACTCCTACGACCTACTCATCGGAAGGGATATACTCGAGCGGGCATGCCTGGAGATTGCGAGAATGGACAGTGTCGGAAGGATGATCGTGATCGCGGACTCACAGGTGGCGGCCCTCCACGGGGATCGCTTCGTGAACCTTCTGACGCGTTCGGGCATGCCGGCGGAACTGCTGTCCTTCCCCGCCGGGGAAGCGTCAAAGACCATGGAGACGGTTCTGTCCATAGCGACTCAACTACTCGAACGCCGGGCCGACAGGGCAACCGCGCTGGTGGCTCTGGGCGGCGGTGTTACCGGTGACCTTGCCGGCTTCACAGCCTCCATCTACATGCGATCGGTGCCCCTTATACAAGTTCCCACGACACTCATCGGACAGGTGGACAGCAGCATCGGCGGTAAGACCGGTGTCGATTTTGTCGGAGGCAAGAACCTGCTGGGATCCTTTTACCAGCCCAGGCAGGTGATCATAGATCTCGCCTTCCTGGACACGCTGCCCGGGGAGGAATACAGGAACGGGCTCGCGGAAGTGGTCAAGTACGGTATTATCGATGATCTCGAGCTCTTCGAATACCTGGAGACACATGCCTCCGCCATCCGGGCCCGGGAACCGGAGGTGCTGCAGACAATAGTTCCACAATGCTGTACAATAAAAAAAGGAATCGTTGAGATCGATGAACATGACCGGGGGATCCGGCGAATCCTCAACTTCGGCCACACCATCGGCCATGCCCTGGAAGGCCTTTCCGGTTTCGCCCTGTCTCACGGACAGGCTGTTTCCATCGGTATGGCCGTGGAAGCTCGAATCGCGGAACAAAAAGGACACCTTGCCCGGTCGGACCGGGAGAGGATAGACAGGCTCCTGGATTCCCTCGGTCTTGACCGGACCGTTCCCTCATCGATGGACACGAAGGACATCGTGAATAAGATCGGCGCCGACAAGAAGCGGGAGGGAGACAGGCTCCTCTTTGTCCTGATCACGAGGATCGGCGTTCCCTTCATCAACGGGTCCGTCGATGACCGGTTGATCGAAGACGCCCTGGGAGAACTGAAGGCATGA
- the aroF gene encoding 3-deoxy-7-phosphoheptulonate synthase, which translates to MIVIMKKTATEEQISNTIGWIESAGYRAHPSRGVERTIIGAVGDRRIPEHLTIIEQLSGVERAIPILKPYKLAGREFSEGNTMVRVGDIEIGGPSFIVMAGPCSIESEEQIMESAYIVKKAGANILRGGAYKPRTSPYSFQGMEEEGLKLLRKAGDSVGMPVITELVNPVDVDIVEEYTDIIQIGARNVQNFALLKKVGRSRKPVFLKRGMMTTIEELLMSAEYILSAGNRGVILCERGIRTFETATRNTLDISAVPVLKELTHLPVIVDPSHAAGTWKYVLPLSRGALAVGADGVMVELHPRPEQAVSDGMQSLKPERFYAFMDEIRRLEELIRSASGVPK; encoded by the coding sequence GTGATTGTCATCATGAAGAAAACCGCCACGGAGGAACAGATATCCAATACCATCGGATGGATCGAGTCAGCGGGTTACCGTGCCCATCCATCCCGGGGCGTCGAACGGACCATTATCGGCGCCGTGGGTGACCGCCGGATACCGGAGCATCTCACGATCATCGAACAGTTGTCGGGAGTTGAACGGGCCATCCCCATTCTCAAGCCCTACAAGCTGGCCGGCCGGGAGTTTAGTGAAGGCAATACAATGGTACGCGTGGGGGACATTGAAATTGGCGGGCCGTCCTTCATCGTCATGGCCGGTCCCTGTTCTATCGAAAGCGAAGAGCAGATCATGGAAAGCGCCTACATAGTGAAGAAAGCAGGTGCGAACATACTCCGGGGTGGTGCCTACAAGCCCCGTACCTCGCCCTACAGTTTCCAGGGGATGGAGGAAGAGGGGCTGAAGCTTCTGAGGAAGGCCGGTGATTCAGTGGGCATGCCTGTCATCACCGAACTGGTGAACCCCGTGGACGTGGATATCGTGGAAGAATATACCGATATCATCCAGATCGGGGCCCGTAATGTCCAGAACTTCGCCTTGCTCAAAAAAGTGGGCCGGAGCAGGAAGCCCGTGTTCCTCAAACGGGGAATGATGACAACCATTGAGGAGCTGCTCATGTCGGCGGAATATATACTTTCCGCTGGAAACAGGGGAGTCATTCTCTGTGAGCGGGGAATCAGGACCTTCGAAACGGCCACGCGGAACACGCTCGACATCAGCGCCGTTCCCGTCCTGAAAGAGCTGACCCATCTTCCCGTCATCGTCGATCCGAGCCACGCGGCAGGAACCTGGAAATACGTGCTGCCCCTGTCCAGGGGGGCCCTGGCCGTGGGGGCCGACGGTGTCATGGTGGAGCTGCATCCCCGGCCGGAACAGGCCGTTTCCGACGGTATGCAGTCACTCAAGCCGGAGCGGTTCTACGCGTTCATGGATGAGATACGGCGGCTCGAAGAACTTATCCGGTCCGCCTCCGGGGTGCCGAAATGA
- a CDS encoding 2-hydroxyacyl-CoA dehydratase family protein: MSVLDRFAHAAEHPGKLALALKARGIPILGYPCSYTPEEIIHAAGVHPFRLGGADSPFLRADGHLQAYCCSFARGILEQALGGDLAFLDGALFPHTCDTMQRLSDIWRMNTDFHFFADVVLPLKFDGTSARDYLEDVLRRFRADLEAWTGREISGDSLRRSIDTFNAIRKHLEDIYRLRSENPAVVAGNRLSAIVRGSMVMERNELPRLLSELAGEIADGRHHAPDIEDNTRLILSGSLCDHSGFYSILEESGGVAVGDDLCTGSRYFGGTVDTSGDPLAAIARRYAERTVCPAKHRSTDDRAESLLKTVRDNNARGVVFFLLKFCDPHGFDYPWLKNCLEERGIPAILIEVEDRLPPEGQLRTRLETFVQMI; encoded by the coding sequence ATGAGCGTCCTCGATCGCTTTGCTCACGCCGCCGAACATCCCGGAAAGCTTGCTCTCGCCCTGAAAGCCCGGGGTATCCCGATTCTGGGCTATCCCTGCTCCTACACCCCGGAGGAGATTATTCACGCCGCCGGCGTCCATCCCTTCCGTCTCGGTGGTGCCGACAGCCCCTTTCTCCGGGCCGACGGGCATCTCCAGGCCTACTGTTGCTCCTTTGCAAGGGGTATCCTTGAGCAGGCACTCGGGGGTGATCTCGCCTTTCTTGACGGGGCCCTGTTCCCCCACACCTGCGACACCATGCAGCGCCTCTCGGACATCTGGAGGATGAACACGGACTTTCACTTCTTTGCCGACGTGGTACTCCCCCTGAAGTTTGACGGAACAAGCGCCCGGGACTATCTCGAAGACGTTTTGAGGCGATTCAGGGCGGACCTCGAAGCCTGGACGGGGCGGGAGATTTCCGGGGACTCCCTGCGCCGGTCTATCGATACCTTCAACGCCATCAGGAAACACCTGGAAGATATCTATCGGCTTCGGTCGGAGAATCCCGCTGTCGTTGCGGGAAACCGGTTGTCGGCCATCGTCAGAGGCTCCATGGTCATGGAAAGAAATGAACTGCCCCGCCTGTTGTCGGAGCTTGCAGGGGAAATCGCGGACGGCCGTCATCATGCGCCGGATATCGAGGACAATACGCGGCTGATCCTGTCGGGAAGTCTCTGTGATCATTCCGGTTTTTATTCCATACTCGAGGAATCGGGCGGCGTTGCCGTAGGAGACGATCTCTGTACGGGATCCCGATATTTCGGGGGAACCGTCGATACCTCGGGTGATCCCCTGGCCGCGATAGCCCGCCGCTATGCCGAACGGACCGTCTGCCCTGCAAAGCACCGCTCAACGGATGACCGGGCGGAGAGTCTCCTGAAGACGGTCCGGGACAACAACGCCCGGGGCGTCGTTTTTTTCCTGCTCAAGTTCTGCGACCCCCACGGCTTTGACTATCCCTGGCTCAAGAATTGTCTCGAAGAGCGCGGGATCCCCGCCATCCTCATAGAGGTGGAGGATCGGCTCCCGCCGGAAGGCCAGTTGAGAACCCGCCTGGAAACTTTTGTACAGATGATCTGA
- a CDS encoding 2-hydroxyacyl-CoA dehydratase, whose translation MTPPVESPEKKAPPIAMNSRMKEIMTHYYIDAKTAGERGVPVAWITSGGPVEPLIAMDIIPVYPENHGAMIGASKMGADLCERAEAMGYSGDLCSYARSDIACATINGGPIGGLPRPDMLIACNNICGTVVKWYETLSRYFDVPLFIFDTPICHTDYHEESKRYVTRQVSEYIEFLERASGRKLDRDTMTEVGGRSLEAQRLWQSVLDTAAARPSPMTAFDGFYHLALIVTLRGTQVAVDYYRDLLAEMKNRVAEGIGAVPNERYRLMWDNLPIWYRLKWLSKKFAAHDAALVADTYTTAWCRSVRFIDEQDFLGSIAEGYTRIYLNLGVDRMADAVVEMAEKYSVHGLVMHSNRSCKPYSFGQYDIERTVRDRLGIPCLLIESHMVDERSFSEAQTETRIDAFMEVVRQQYG comes from the coding sequence ATGACACCACCTGTCGAATCGCCGGAGAAAAAAGCTCCTCCCATCGCCATGAACAGCAGGATGAAGGAGATCATGACCCACTATTACATCGACGCCAAGACCGCCGGCGAGAGGGGAGTGCCGGTGGCCTGGATCACCAGCGGAGGACCGGTGGAACCCCTCATCGCCATGGACATCATACCCGTTTACCCCGAGAATCACGGTGCCATGATCGGCGCTTCAAAAATGGGCGCCGACCTCTGCGAACGGGCCGAAGCCATGGGCTACAGCGGCGATCTCTGCTCCTACGCCAGATCCGACATCGCCTGCGCAACCATTAACGGAGGCCCCATTGGAGGACTCCCCCGGCCGGACATGCTCATCGCCTGCAACAACATCTGCGGAACCGTCGTGAAGTGGTACGAAACCCTGTCCCGCTATTTCGACGTCCCCCTGTTCATATTCGACACACCCATATGCCACACCGACTACCATGAGGAGTCAAAACGATACGTCACGCGGCAGGTGTCGGAATATATCGAGTTTCTGGAGCGGGCTTCCGGACGGAAACTCGATCGCGATACCATGACGGAGGTGGGCGGACGTTCGCTGGAAGCGCAACGCCTCTGGCAGAGCGTACTGGACACGGCCGCGGCACGGCCCTCTCCCATGACGGCCTTTGACGGTTTTTACCACCTGGCCCTTATCGTGACCCTGCGGGGAACCCAGGTGGCCGTTGACTACTACCGTGACCTGCTCGCCGAAATGAAGAACCGCGTAGCGGAAGGAATCGGGGCTGTTCCCAATGAGCGGTACCGGCTCATGTGGGACAATCTTCCCATCTGGTACCGCCTGAAATGGCTTTCGAAGAAATTTGCCGCCCATGACGCGGCGCTGGTGGCCGACACCTACACCACGGCCTGGTGCCGCTCGGTCCGGTTCATAGACGAACAGGATTTCCTGGGCTCCATAGCCGAAGGATATACCAGGATATATCTGAATCTCGGCGTCGACCGGATGGCGGACGCCGTCGTCGAGATGGCGGAAAAATACTCCGTCCACGGACTGGTCATGCACTCGAACAGAAGCTGCAAGCCCTATTCCTTCGGCCAGTATGACATCGAGAGGACGGTCCGGGACCGCTTGGGCATTCCCTGCCTTCTTATCGAATCGCACATGGTGGACGAACGGAGTTTTTCGGAAGCCCAGACGGAAACCAGGATAGACGCGTTTATGGAAGTTGTCAGACAGCAGTATGGTTGA